The following proteins are encoded in a genomic region of Thiomonas sp. X19:
- a CDS encoding cupin domain-containing protein has protein sequence MVQAVAGAACHRLTAFNRMNHPVAFNSAGVQPEPGAWRVRYDAHEEEFCVLLEGLTLAADDGTARQFSAGDAFVVPGGFTGVWENHSRVRKHDAIMALAVPASG, from the coding sequence ATGGTCCAAGCGGTGGCGGGCGCAGCCTGCCACCGCCTCACCGCATTCAACCGCATGAACCACCCCGTCGCCTTCAACTCCGCCGGGGTGCAGCCCGAGCCCGGTGCCTGGCGGGTGCGTTACGACGCGCATGAAGAAGAATTCTGTGTCTTGCTCGAAGGCCTGACCCTCGCGGCCGATGACGGCACAGCCCGGCAGTTCAGCGCTGGAGATGCTTTCGTCGTCCCTGGCGGCTTCACCGGCGTCTGGGAAAACCACAGTCGCGTGCGCAAGCATGACGCCATCATGGCGCTGGCCGTACCCGCTTCCGGCTGA